Proteins co-encoded in one Papaver somniferum cultivar HN1 chromosome 5, ASM357369v1, whole genome shotgun sequence genomic window:
- the LOC113284192 gene encoding uncharacterized protein LOC113284192 isoform X3 → MDDPCSNIKKVKGTKWRTCLLGAFGSTYLDAKYPISRWILLPTIFMESAFLHSENTQTCNTKILDFGLAKGVATAIFSTAGTGFDKKIEGRTENMTPERPSITPISYLIMQASHDIQVHKSPQTLACK, encoded by the exons ATGGATGACCCGTGTTCGAATATCAAGAAAGTGAAAGGCACAAAATGGAGGACCTGTCTTCTCGGTGCAT TTGGAAGTACTTATTTGGATGCCAAGTATCCTATCTCCAG GTGGATCCTACTTCCAACCATTTTTATGGAATCTGCATTTCTTCACAGTGAAAATACACAG ACTTGCAACACAAagattttggattttggattggCAAAAGGTGTTGCTACTGCCATTTTCTCTACAGCTGGTACTGGCTTTGACAAAAAAATTGAAGGTCGGACAGAAAATATGACACCTGAGCGTCCTTCCATAACCCCAATATCATATTTGATTATGCAGGCAAGCCATGATATTCAAGTTCACAAGTCACCACAAACACTAGCATGTAAATAA
- the LOC113284192 gene encoding uncharacterized protein LOC113284192 isoform X4, giving the protein MEDLSSRCMSVLLDFSFILIFGSTYLDAKYPISRWILLPTIFMESAFLHSENTQTCNTKILDFGLAKGVATAIFSTAGTGFDKKIEGRTENMTPERPSITPISYLIMQASHDIQVHKSPQTLACK; this is encoded by the exons ATGGAGGACCTGTCTTCTCGGTGCATGTCAGTTCTGCTTGATTTCTCATTTATATTAATTT TTGGAAGTACTTATTTGGATGCCAAGTATCCTATCTCCAG GTGGATCCTACTTCCAACCATTTTTATGGAATCTGCATTTCTTCACAGTGAAAATACACAG ACTTGCAACACAAagattttggattttggattggCAAAAGGTGTTGCTACTGCCATTTTCTCTACAGCTGGTACTGGCTTTGACAAAAAAATTGAAGGTCGGACAGAAAATATGACACCTGAGCGTCCTTCCATAACCCCAATATCATATTTGATTATGCAGGCAAGCCATGATATTCAAGTTCACAAGTCACCACAAACACTAGCATGTAAATAA
- the LOC113284192 gene encoding uncharacterized protein LOC113284192 isoform X2 — protein MEDLSSRCMSVLLDFSFILIFGSTYLDAKYPISRYFRPSIRVPIRWILLPTIFMESAFLHSENTQTCNTKILDFGLAKGVATAIFSTAGTGFDKKIEGRTENMTPERPSITPISYLIMQASHDIQVHKSPQTLACK, from the exons ATGGAGGACCTGTCTTCTCGGTGCATGTCAGTTCTGCTTGATTTCTCATTTATATTAATTT TTGGAAGTACTTATTTGGATGCCAAGTATCCTATCTCCAGGTATTTCAGACCTTCAATCCGTGTGCCCATCAG GTGGATCCTACTTCCAACCATTTTTATGGAATCTGCATTTCTTCACAGTGAAAATACACAG ACTTGCAACACAAagattttggattttggattggCAAAAGGTGTTGCTACTGCCATTTTCTCTACAGCTGGTACTGGCTTTGACAAAAAAATTGAAGGTCGGACAGAAAATATGACACCTGAGCGTCCTTCCATAACCCCAATATCATATTTGATTATGCAGGCAAGCCATGATATTCAAGTTCACAAGTCACCACAAACACTAGCATGTAAATAA
- the LOC113284192 gene encoding uncharacterized protein LOC113284192 isoform X5, with product MDDPCSNIKKVKGTKWRTCLLGAFGSTYLDAKYPISRYFRPSIRVPIRWILLPTIFMESAFLHSENTQVIYKDFIEVQISYLTELATQRFWILDWQKVLLLPFSLQLVLALTKKLKVGQKI from the exons ATGGATGACCCGTGTTCGAATATCAAGAAAGTGAAAGGCACAAAATGGAGGACCTGTCTTCTCGGTGCAT TTGGAAGTACTTATTTGGATGCCAAGTATCCTATCTCCAGGTATTTCAGACCTTCAATCCGTGTGCCCATCAG GTGGATCCTACTTCCAACCATTTTTATGGAATCTGCATTTCTTCACAGTGAAAATACACAGGTTATTTATAAAGATTTTATAGAAGTTCAAATATCCTACTTGACTGA ACTTGCAACACAAagattttggattttggattggCAAAAGGTGTTGCTACTGCCATTTTCTCTACAGCTGGTACTGGCTTTGACAAAAAAATTGAAGGTCGGACAGAAAATATGA
- the LOC113284192 gene encoding uncharacterized protein LOC113284192 isoform X1, with amino-acid sequence MDDPCSNIKKVKGTKWRTCLLGAFGSTYLDAKYPISRYFRPSIRVPIRWILLPTIFMESAFLHSENTQTCNTKILDFGLAKGVATAIFSTAGTGFDKKIEGRTENMTPERPSITPISYLIMQASHDIQVHKSPQTLACK; translated from the exons ATGGATGACCCGTGTTCGAATATCAAGAAAGTGAAAGGCACAAAATGGAGGACCTGTCTTCTCGGTGCAT TTGGAAGTACTTATTTGGATGCCAAGTATCCTATCTCCAGGTATTTCAGACCTTCAATCCGTGTGCCCATCAG GTGGATCCTACTTCCAACCATTTTTATGGAATCTGCATTTCTTCACAGTGAAAATACACAG ACTTGCAACACAAagattttggattttggattggCAAAAGGTGTTGCTACTGCCATTTTCTCTACAGCTGGTACTGGCTTTGACAAAAAAATTGAAGGTCGGACAGAAAATATGACACCTGAGCGTCCTTCCATAACCCCAATATCATATTTGATTATGCAGGCAAGCCATGATATTCAAGTTCACAAGTCACCACAAACACTAGCATGTAAATAA